From Zavarzinella sp., one genomic window encodes:
- a CDS encoding PQQ-binding-like beta-propeller repeat protein, with amino-acid sequence MHKLTISSFLVLMGFIPVFAADWPHWRGPTRNGHTEELSGWNGTKWLLTNAWKGNFGEGNSAPLEVGGKLFQMGWKGGKDFLYCVDSRNGMILWEQSYKAPRYGRNASGDQVFFSGPSSTPDYDSKTGYLYTLSCDGDLCCWETKNQGKLLWNKNLHESYKVLVRPKVGRSGQRDYGYTSSPLVLQDRLIVEVGAKEGTLIAFDLTTGKELWRSTANEPAGHNGGPVPITVGNESAIATLTHKGVLVVAASGNNAGKTIATWPWETNFSNNIASVTVDKDHLIATSHYNILRTMSLKITARGAEKIWEAPVASKVCSPVIHGEKMYFAWSKLHCLDLRTGKRIWEEQGYHDQGSCVVTKDNKLIIYSGKGQLTLVDLAGDAAKKCTVLANRPALFQNDAWPHVVLSNKKLFCRDRMGNLAAFHVGE; translated from the coding sequence ATGCACAAATTAACAATTTCTTCATTTTTAGTTCTAATGGGCTTCATTCCCGTATTTGCTGCCGACTGGCCACACTGGCGTGGTCCCACCCGCAATGGGCACACCGAAGAACTTTCTGGATGGAATGGAACAAAATGGCTATTAACGAACGCCTGGAAAGGAAATTTTGGCGAAGGGAACTCTGCCCCACTGGAAGTAGGTGGAAAATTGTTTCAGATGGGCTGGAAAGGTGGCAAAGATTTCCTGTATTGTGTTGATTCCAGAAATGGCATGATTTTGTGGGAACAATCCTACAAGGCACCACGTTATGGTCGGAATGCCAGTGGTGATCAGGTATTTTTCAGTGGGCCATCTTCGACTCCTGATTATGATTCAAAAACGGGGTATCTGTACACCTTAAGTTGTGATGGTGACCTATGTTGCTGGGAAACCAAAAATCAAGGTAAATTATTATGGAACAAGAACTTACACGAATCTTACAAGGTTCTTGTTCGCCCCAAAGTGGGACGCAGTGGCCAGCGGGATTATGGATATACGAGTTCCCCACTGGTCTTACAGGATCGACTGATTGTGGAAGTTGGGGCAAAAGAAGGGACACTGATCGCATTTGACTTAACTACTGGTAAAGAACTTTGGCGATCCACTGCGAATGAGCCTGCAGGACATAATGGTGGACCAGTTCCAATAACGGTTGGCAATGAATCAGCAATTGCAACCCTTACCCACAAAGGAGTGCTGGTGGTGGCTGCGTCAGGCAACAATGCTGGTAAAACAATCGCCACCTGGCCGTGGGAAACGAATTTTTCTAATAACATCGCTTCCGTAACTGTCGATAAAGATCACTTGATTGCCACTTCCCACTACAACATTCTTCGGACGATGAGTCTAAAAATTACAGCACGCGGTGCGGAAAAAATCTGGGAAGCCCCAGTTGCTTCCAAAGTATGTTCCCCAGTCATTCATGGCGAAAAAATGTATTTTGCCTGGTCCAAATTGCATTGCCTCGATTTGCGGACAGGTAAACGAATCTGGGAAGAGCAGGGCTATCATGATCAGGGATCTTGTGTCGTTACAAAGGATAACAAACTGATTATTTATTCAGGCAAAGGGCAACTGACATTAGTTGATCTGGCAGGAGATGCGGCAAAAAAATGTACTGTATTGGCAAACCGCCCCGCGCTTTTTCAAAATGATGCCTGGCCCCATGTGGTACTCAGCAATAAGAAACTCTTCTGCCGAGATCGAATGGGTAACCTGGCAGCATTTCATGTGGGGGAATAA
- a CDS encoding arylsulfatase — MMKIFTQLCAIWCLFLIAGLTTFGEEKRPNVLLIITDDQGYGDFSFTGNQVLKTPVIDQLAKESVVFDRFHVSPLCAPTRASLLTGRYSLRTGTWGVSKGEETMRAEEITIAEVLQKAGYATAMFGKWHNGENFPYTPNGQGFTHSLGFNLGHWNNYFDTRLKQNSTWVKSPGFISDYLTDQAIGFIDKQVKPWFCYVSYNTPHSPFQCPAAYFDHYKKLGLDDTLACIYGMCANTDDNVGKLLQHLDKKELRDNTVIIFLTDNGPNGKRFNGNMRGQKGQYYRGGTRVPCLISYGKKWQPHKSEKLAAHIDLYPTIAELTLSKVKNETALDGKSLIPLLEGKENGWGDRSIYIQNTPYGKAKKNSGAICTQQYHYVNGNRGWEVYDVARDPAETTNLYSPDNENFLTTINAFTKWHQEVSKSVEFSRPPIQIGHDQEPAVEMSVAQAALQSGARFSGIHANNAWTIGWGEKGASLTWKIDVTQAGEYEAVVEYLLTKEPMTTFRLTTATSKVESADLKFTDRKFADHPDRVKRTEVYELNWYRHVVGTISLNKGIQEAVLTVSVPNETLEIKSLTLRRK, encoded by the coding sequence ATGATGAAGATTTTCACACAACTTTGTGCCATTTGGTGCCTGTTCCTGATTGCCGGACTCACCACCTTTGGCGAAGAAAAACGCCCCAATGTTCTTTTGATCATCACAGACGATCAAGGCTATGGCGACTTTTCTTTCACTGGTAATCAGGTTCTGAAGACTCCGGTTATTGATCAGCTTGCGAAAGAAAGCGTGGTATTTGATCGTTTCCATGTAAGCCCGCTTTGTGCACCCACCCGGGCATCTTTGCTGACGGGTCGGTATTCCCTGCGAACAGGCACCTGGGGGGTGTCTAAAGGTGAAGAAACGATGAGAGCGGAGGAAATCACCATCGCCGAGGTGCTGCAAAAAGCAGGTTACGCTACTGCCATGTTCGGTAAATGGCACAATGGTGAGAATTTCCCCTATACTCCTAACGGGCAAGGGTTTACGCATTCTTTAGGCTTCAATTTAGGCCACTGGAACAATTATTTCGACACTCGTTTGAAACAGAACAGCACCTGGGTGAAATCACCAGGCTTTATTTCCGATTATCTCACAGATCAAGCGATCGGGTTTATCGACAAGCAGGTGAAGCCCTGGTTTTGTTATGTTTCGTACAATACACCCCACTCACCGTTTCAATGTCCTGCCGCATATTTCGACCATTACAAAAAGCTGGGATTGGACGACACTCTTGCATGCATTTACGGTATGTGTGCCAACACCGATGACAACGTTGGAAAATTGCTGCAACATCTTGATAAAAAAGAACTTCGGGACAATACAGTAATTATTTTTCTCACTGATAATGGCCCAAACGGTAAACGCTTCAATGGAAATATGCGTGGGCAAAAAGGTCAGTATTATCGTGGTGGCACACGAGTGCCCTGCCTGATTTCGTATGGCAAAAAGTGGCAGCCACACAAATCTGAAAAGCTCGCTGCCCACATCGACCTTTATCCCACCATTGCAGAACTTACTCTGTCGAAAGTAAAAAACGAAACTGCATTGGATGGTAAATCATTGATCCCACTGCTTGAAGGAAAAGAGAATGGCTGGGGGGACCGCTCAATTTACATTCAGAACACCCCCTACGGGAAAGCCAAAAAGAACAGTGGGGCGATTTGCACCCAGCAATACCACTACGTTAATGGTAATCGTGGATGGGAGGTTTACGATGTGGCACGTGACCCTGCAGAAACGACTAATTTGTATTCACCAGATAATGAAAATTTTCTCACAACAATTAACGCCTTCACCAAATGGCATCAGGAAGTTTCCAAATCGGTCGAGTTTTCCCGCCCACCGATCCAGATTGGGCATGATCAGGAACCAGCTGTGGAAATGTCTGTCGCACAAGCAGCACTGCAAAGTGGAGCCAGATTCAGTGGCATCCATGCCAATAACGCCTGGACGATCGGTTGGGGCGAAAAAGGTGCCTCGCTTACCTGGAAAATCGATGTGACTCAGGCGGGAGAATACGAGGCCGTGGTGGAGTACTTGTTGACAAAAGAACCGATGACTACTTTTCGATTAACCACGGCAACTTCGAAAGTGGAATCCGCAGATCTGAAGTTCACCGACCGTAAGTTTGCCGACCACCCGGACCGGGTGAAACGCACCGAAGTTTACGAATTGAATTGGTATCGACATGTAGTTGGCACGATTTCTCTGAATAAGGGCATCCAGGAAGCGGTGCTGACTGTTTCCGTACCTAACGAAACACTAGAAATCAAATCCTTAACGCTTCGCAGAAAATAG
- a CDS encoding sulfatase-like hydrolase/transferase: protein MIRIFIACSFLWVSFSVSTFAADPPPNIVMLIGDDQGWKDYGFMGSKVVSTPHLDRLAKESLLFKRGYVPTSLCRASLATMITGQYPHQHKITSNDPPLPKGVGQGPAMKNPVYLKMREEMAAYMEKADTLPKLLGKQGFSSYQAGKWWEANACRCGGFSEGMTHGDPAKGGRHGDVGLKIGREGIEPVKKFIDASIQAKTPFYVWYAPMMPHTPHNPPERLLAKYRNKHKSIHVAKYYAMCEWFDETIGEMLQVLDEKGVSKNTIIVYLHDNGWIQDENRAAYAPKSKRSQYDGGTRTPIMIRWPGKVTPGESDTLANSVDLFPTLLHALGQTPPKNLPGINLLDENSRRSRTSTFGEIFEHNAVDIHNPAANLQYRWVIHGNWKLIVPNKVLVPTGVLELYDLSKDADETKNLANENPVKCEELMKELNAWWDGK, encoded by the coding sequence ATGATTAGAATATTCATAGCTTGTTCATTTTTGTGGGTCAGTTTTTCTGTCAGCACTTTTGCAGCAGACCCACCCCCGAATATTGTGATGTTGATTGGGGATGATCAAGGCTGGAAAGATTATGGATTTATGGGGAGTAAAGTCGTCTCAACACCGCATCTGGACCGTCTGGCAAAAGAGAGTCTGTTGTTCAAACGGGGTTATGTGCCGACCAGTTTATGTCGTGCATCACTCGCAACAATGATTACCGGGCAATACCCCCACCAACACAAAATAACTTCCAATGACCCCCCACTACCCAAGGGAGTGGGTCAGGGACCAGCGATGAAAAACCCGGTTTACCTGAAAATGCGGGAAGAAATGGCGGCCTACATGGAAAAAGCAGATACTCTGCCAAAACTCTTGGGTAAACAAGGTTTTTCCAGTTACCAGGCTGGCAAATGGTGGGAAGCAAACGCCTGTAGGTGCGGTGGATTTTCCGAAGGAATGACCCATGGCGATCCTGCAAAAGGTGGCAGACACGGGGATGTGGGCCTGAAAATTGGTCGCGAAGGAATTGAGCCAGTCAAAAAATTCATTGATGCCTCGATTCAAGCCAAAACCCCCTTTTACGTGTGGTATGCACCGATGATGCCACACACTCCCCATAATCCACCAGAACGATTGTTGGCTAAATACCGCAACAAGCATAAATCGATCCATGTAGCCAAGTATTACGCGATGTGCGAATGGTTCGATGAAACAATAGGCGAAATGCTGCAAGTGCTTGATGAAAAAGGAGTTAGCAAAAATACGATTATCGTTTATCTGCACGACAATGGCTGGATTCAGGATGAAAACCGTGCTGCGTATGCACCCAAATCAAAACGCTCCCAGTACGATGGTGGCACACGCACTCCCATCATGATTCGATGGCCGGGCAAAGTGACTCCCGGTGAATCAGATACTCTCGCCAATTCCGTCGATCTTTTTCCCACGTTGCTGCACGCACTCGGGCAAACCCCACCCAAAAACCTGCCAGGAATCAATCTGCTGGATGAAAATTCGCGCCGAAGCAGAACTTCGACTTTTGGTGAAATTTTTGAACATAATGCGGTTGATATCCACAATCCTGCTGCAAACCTTCAATATCGGTGGGTAATCCATGGCAATTGGAAACTGATTGTTCCCAACAAAGTACTGGTACCCACAGGCGTACTGGAGCTCTACGATCTATCCAAAGATGCTGATGAAACAAAGAATCTGGCAAATGAAAATCCTGTCAAATGTGAAGAGTTGATGAAGGAATTAAACGCTTGGTGGGATGGGAAATAA
- a CDS encoding sulfatase — MNVLFIVSDDLCNAIGCYGHPLIKTPNIDKLAARGVKFERAYCQYPLCNPSRASFLTGYRPDTIRVYDNAVQFRKNKPDAVTLPQTFRKAGYFVARVGKLYHYGVPLQIGTDGLDDPESWEKVVNPRGRDRDDEDKIFSLTPGKFGGSLSWLAADGKDDEQTDAIGAKETIRLLEQKAGEPFFIACGFYRPHTPFVAPKAYFDLYRLDKITLPMVPENHRDSAPTFAFQSYKKEQDKLTDPMRKECLQAYYASTTFMDAQVGRVLDSLERLKIHEKTIVVFISDHGYHLGEHGLWQKQSLFENSARVPMIVYDPRMKPAQHQCGRTVELTDLHPTLADLVGIPAPIDLDGKSMKKLLEDPVSNWDRPALTQVVRGNAKQKQVRGYSIRTEQYRYTEWGPNGTLGKQLYDYTNDPGELTNLANDKKHQDIVAKMQALLNKEIKR, encoded by the coding sequence ATGAATGTTCTATTCATTGTCAGCGATGACCTGTGCAATGCCATCGGTTGTTATGGGCATCCATTAATCAAAACGCCTAACATCGATAAATTGGCGGCACGCGGGGTTAAATTTGAGCGGGCTTACTGTCAGTATCCGCTGTGTAATCCAAGTCGTGCGTCTTTTTTGACCGGATATCGCCCTGATACAATCCGTGTTTATGATAACGCAGTACAATTTCGTAAAAATAAGCCCGATGCGGTTACTTTACCCCAGACTTTTCGGAAAGCGGGCTATTTTGTTGCCAGAGTAGGCAAACTTTACCACTATGGGGTACCGTTACAAATTGGCACGGACGGCTTGGATGACCCCGAATCGTGGGAAAAAGTCGTTAATCCACGAGGGCGTGATCGTGATGATGAAGACAAAATATTCTCTTTAACCCCTGGTAAATTTGGTGGGAGTCTCAGTTGGCTGGCTGCTGATGGCAAAGACGATGAACAAACCGATGCGATTGGTGCCAAAGAAACGATCAGGCTTCTTGAACAGAAAGCTGGGGAGCCATTTTTTATTGCCTGTGGTTTCTATCGACCGCATACACCATTTGTGGCACCAAAGGCATATTTTGATTTGTATCGATTAGACAAAATAACTCTGCCAATGGTGCCTGAAAATCACCGCGATAGTGCACCGACTTTTGCATTTCAGAGCTACAAGAAAGAACAGGACAAACTAACCGATCCAATGCGAAAAGAATGCCTTCAGGCGTATTACGCCTCAACCACGTTTATGGATGCTCAGGTGGGCCGGGTGCTCGATTCGCTTGAAAGATTAAAAATTCATGAAAAAACGATCGTTGTTTTCATTAGTGACCATGGTTATCACCTGGGCGAACACGGCTTGTGGCAAAAACAAAGTCTTTTCGAAAATAGTGCCCGCGTACCGATGATCGTTTACGATCCTCGGATGAAGCCCGCACAGCACCAGTGTGGCCGAACGGTAGAATTGACCGATCTCCACCCCACACTGGCAGATCTGGTGGGCATTCCAGCACCGATTGATCTGGATGGGAAAAGTATGAAAAAACTATTAGAAGATCCTGTATCAAACTGGGATCGTCCCGCACTTACTCAGGTGGTACGAGGTAACGCAAAACAAAAACAGGTTCGTGGTTACAGTATTCGCACAGAACAATATCGCTATACCGAGTGGGGACCAAACGGCACATTAGGGAAACAGTTGTACGATTACACAAATGATCCTGGTGAGCTGACAAATCTTGCAAATGATAAGAAACATCAGGACATTGTTGCCAAGATGCAAGCACTACTTAACAAGGAAATCAAACGATGA
- the topA gene encoding type I DNA topoisomerase, with protein sequence MAPRKKAEPKKKTAPPKKPAAKATKAVAKKTPSKTAVAKVTPSRLEPSGYQGARSGNLIIVESPSKAKTIEKYLGSGYRVRASYGHVRDLPISGKLRNEEVVGIDINSNWELRYQVIDRSDTGGKGRRSTQDILQELQRESDRAEHIYLATDPDREGESIAWHIEEALGLDPERTKRITFNEITKKAVLKALQDARAIDDNLVAAQEARRALDRLVGYPLSNLLGKKVSRGLSAGRVQSVAVRMVVEREREIEAFQSEEYWKILALLSPMEAAKLQIGNQFPLKVYAKKKQESDDVDEDSESEDGEKSTAISKNEPVKEQRKGAFHPPEGYFIAELHQWDGASFKAASESEIDQYLSALDNANFKIATIEQKDRNDHAPPPFTTSTLQQQASTRLRFSAVRTMLNAQRLYEGVNMGSSGQVALITYMRTDSTRISEDAMKMVREHIEAVHGPAYLPAKPNYYKSGKSAQEAHEAIRPIDLAMTPERVQAYLDGDQFKLYKLIYDRFVASQMSAAIVAVTTIDIQAGQAIFRAKGQIEKFAGYRKVWPAGRQEDVTLPPVVARQDLLRHGLSATQHFTQPPSRYNEASLVKMLEKEGIGRPSTYATIISNITKKGYVELQDRRFFATELGKMVNDLLVAHFPQVLNLKFTSHFEEELDQVADGKMKFEAVLDEFWKPFKSALAAADSNMPVQKGQETGEPCPKCSRPLVRMYSSKRKGYFVGCSAWKDKENPCDYIKPQEGQADLALVEVHCPTCGQPMKQRSSRWGTFLSCTGYQADGSGCNTIANLGPNGEIVVTCKPTDEECPACHAKLLWRQGKAGPYFTCRNKECNNTIEAGPDGKPVPPIDTGMNCEKCGSKMIVKKSWRGPFLSCSGYPKCRNAKSVPAELKEKLKHLYPKKEKETEQLPEVEVKQTCPECGSAMKLRKARGNYFLGCTKYPKCKGTSQLTADLEEQLQQAEA encoded by the coding sequence ATGGCACCACGAAAGAAAGCAGAACCGAAGAAGAAAACCGCACCACCTAAAAAGCCTGCTGCGAAAGCAACGAAAGCTGTTGCAAAAAAAACTCCTTCGAAAACTGCAGTCGCTAAAGTGACACCAAGCCGATTGGAACCCAGTGGATATCAGGGAGCTCGTTCCGGCAATTTAATTATCGTGGAATCCCCATCCAAAGCAAAAACGATTGAAAAATATCTTGGCTCGGGTTACCGTGTGCGTGCCAGCTATGGCCATGTTCGCGATCTGCCGATCAGTGGGAAATTACGAAATGAAGAAGTGGTTGGGATCGATATCAACAGCAATTGGGAACTGCGTTATCAGGTAATCGACCGCAGTGACACAGGTGGGAAAGGACGCCGCAGCACGCAGGATATTTTACAGGAGTTACAGAGAGAATCCGACCGTGCGGAACATATTTATCTGGCAACTGACCCGGACCGCGAGGGCGAATCTATTGCCTGGCATATTGAAGAGGCCCTGGGACTTGACCCGGAACGAACGAAACGAATTACTTTCAATGAAATTACGAAAAAAGCAGTATTGAAAGCACTTCAGGATGCTCGTGCCATCGACGACAATCTGGTTGCCGCCCAGGAAGCCAGACGTGCTTTGGATCGACTCGTGGGTTATCCACTGAGCAATCTGCTTGGCAAAAAAGTCTCTCGCGGGTTGAGTGCTGGCCGCGTGCAGTCGGTAGCAGTGCGGATGGTGGTTGAAAGAGAAAGGGAAATCGAGGCATTTCAATCCGAAGAGTATTGGAAAATTCTGGCTTTGTTATCTCCCATGGAAGCTGCAAAGTTACAGATTGGTAACCAGTTTCCACTGAAGGTTTATGCCAAAAAGAAGCAGGAATCCGATGATGTTGATGAAGACAGCGAATCCGAAGATGGGGAAAAAAGTACCGCTATCAGCAAAAACGAACCGGTAAAAGAACAACGAAAAGGTGCCTTTCACCCACCTGAGGGGTACTTTATTGCAGAACTCCACCAGTGGGACGGGGCATCATTCAAAGCGGCATCAGAATCGGAAATTGATCAGTACTTGAGTGCATTGGATAACGCCAATTTCAAAATTGCGACCATTGAACAGAAGGATCGTAACGATCATGCACCACCACCGTTCACCACATCGACATTGCAGCAACAAGCCAGCACCCGTCTGCGATTTTCGGCAGTTCGTACCATGTTGAATGCCCAACGCTTGTACGAGGGTGTGAACATGGGGTCGTCTGGTCAGGTCGCACTGATCACTTACATGCGAACGGACAGCACTCGAATTTCTGAAGATGCGATGAAAATGGTGCGTGAACATATTGAAGCGGTTCACGGCCCTGCTTACCTGCCTGCGAAGCCAAATTACTACAAATCTGGTAAAAGTGCTCAGGAAGCTCACGAAGCGATTCGACCAATTGATTTGGCCATGACACCGGAACGTGTTCAGGCATACCTGGATGGCGACCAATTCAAGCTATATAAGCTGATTTACGATCGATTTGTTGCCAGTCAGATGAGTGCTGCAATTGTGGCAGTTACCACCATAGACATCCAGGCAGGACAGGCAATATTTCGAGCCAAAGGTCAAATAGAAAAATTTGCTGGTTATCGAAAGGTATGGCCTGCAGGTCGTCAGGAAGACGTCACACTGCCCCCCGTTGTCGCAAGGCAGGACTTACTTCGCCATGGGCTATCCGCTACCCAGCACTTCACCCAGCCACCATCCCGTTACAACGAAGCCTCGTTGGTAAAAATGTTGGAAAAAGAAGGGATTGGTCGCCCAAGTACCTATGCCACGATTATCAGCAACATTACCAAGAAAGGGTACGTGGAACTGCAGGATCGCCGGTTTTTTGCCACTGAACTTGGCAAAATGGTCAACGACCTTCTTGTGGCTCACTTCCCTCAGGTGCTGAATCTGAAATTCACTTCCCACTTCGAGGAAGAACTGGATCAGGTGGCAGATGGCAAAATGAAGTTTGAGGCGGTGCTCGATGAGTTCTGGAAGCCGTTTAAATCGGCATTAGCAGCCGCTGACAGCAATATGCCCGTCCAGAAAGGCCAGGAAACTGGTGAGCCATGTCCGAAATGCTCTCGACCACTGGTCCGAATGTACAGTTCGAAGCGAAAAGGCTATTTTGTGGGCTGTTCTGCGTGGAAAGACAAAGAAAATCCGTGCGATTACATCAAGCCGCAGGAAGGTCAGGCTGATTTGGCCCTGGTGGAAGTGCATTGCCCGACGTGCGGGCAGCCGATGAAACAGCGATCCAGTCGGTGGGGGACCTTTTTGAGCTGTACTGGCTATCAGGCTGATGGTTCAGGATGTAATACGATCGCCAACCTGGGGCCAAACGGCGAAATTGTGGTTACTTGTAAACCAACCGATGAAGAATGTCCCGCCTGCCATGCGAAATTACTTTGGCGTCAGGGGAAAGCTGGTCCATATTTCACATGTCGCAACAAAGAATGCAATAATACCATCGAAGCGGGGCCAGATGGCAAGCCCGTCCCACCAATCGATACTGGGATGAATTGTGAAAAATGTGGCAGTAAGATGATTGTAAAGAAAAGCTGGCGTGGGCCGTTTTTATCCTGCAGTGGGTACCCGAAATGCCGTAATGCCAAATCGGTACCTGCGGAATTGAAGGAAAAACTGAAGCATCTGTACCCCAAAAAGGAAAAAGAAACGGAACAACTGCCTGAGGTTGAGGTTAAGCAGACCTGTCCGGAATGTGGCAGTGCAATGAAATTGCGGAAAGCTCGTGGAAATTACTTCCTTGGGTGTACCAAGTATCCAAAATGCAAAGGTACGTCGCAATTAACTGCAGATCTGGAAGAACAATTACAACAGGCTGAAGCTTGA
- a CDS encoding winged helix-turn-helix domain-containing protein gives MPGHGWTIRKLCNWIGCQFQRYVSRNTVRRILQLAGLSWKKCKKLFGKGDPEKRAEYLKQFADMYQQMCRGDIVIIYIDESHFHRDMDLGYTWWKQGRIGLASE, from the coding sequence TTGCCAGGCCACGGATGGACGATCAGGAAGTTGTGCAACTGGATCGGTTGTCAATTCCAGCGGTATGTATCTCGGAATACCGTGCGGCGGATCCTGCAATTAGCGGGATTGAGCTGGAAGAAATGCAAGAAACTGTTCGGCAAAGGGGACCCTGAAAAGCGGGCCGAATACCTGAAACAGTTCGCGGATATGTACCAGCAAATGTGTCGCGGCGATATCGTGATCATTTATATTGATGAATCCCATTTTCATCGTGATATGGACTTGGGCTATACTTGGTGGAAGCAAGGGAGAATCGGCTTGGCGAGTGAGTGA
- a CDS encoding nucleoside hydrolase: protein MATKKLFVISDLGIDGAFALALLLNDPAFDVIGISASAGNPSYKQATQNLSVVLHAFDLGRMPRLGAAPEIEYGIDGSDLHGSDGLAELHFPEVNLHQQINGDKLLMELAKMHPNEITTVILGPCTVMARALERFPELPNYLAGTVIVGGAVQAPGETNAVADFHFTCDPEAARTVVQSFDNPFLIPLDVTRKFCMAPSRLDFLRTAPSPVSNFLNQLLPFGIRRACNVLGIEGLPLGDVAAYLFLAAPELFSWEKVDLDVEIKGELTRGMTVIDRRSPPAGVPKPKSD from the coding sequence ATGGCAACTAAAAAACTCTTCGTAATTTCCGATCTCGGTATTGATGGGGCATTTGCTCTAGCTTTATTGCTAAATGATCCTGCCTTCGATGTGATTGGTATCTCGGCTAGTGCGGGAAATCCATCCTATAAACAAGCCACCCAGAATCTTTCGGTAGTGCTGCATGCATTTGATTTAGGCAGAATGCCGCGTTTGGGGGCAGCACCTGAAATCGAATACGGAATTGATGGAAGTGACTTGCATGGCAGCGATGGCTTAGCGGAGTTACATTTCCCTGAAGTAAATCTCCATCAGCAGATCAACGGGGATAAACTGTTGATGGAGTTGGCAAAAATGCATCCCAATGAGATTACTACTGTCATTCTTGGCCCATGCACCGTCATGGCACGTGCTCTGGAGCGATTTCCGGAACTACCTAACTACCTTGCAGGAACTGTTATTGTTGGTGGGGCTGTGCAGGCACCCGGTGAAACCAATGCGGTTGCTGATTTTCATTTCACATGCGATCCTGAAGCTGCCAGAACAGTTGTTCAATCGTTTGACAATCCGTTCCTGATCCCATTGGATGTCACACGGAAGTTCTGTATGGCACCAAGTCGGCTGGATTTTCTTCGCACCGCACCGTCGCCAGTAAGTAATTTTCTGAATCAATTGCTACCGTTTGGCATTCGTCGAGCTTGTAATGTCCTGGGTATCGAAGGGTTACCACTGGGAGATGTTGCCGCTTACCTCTTTCTGGCAGCGCCGGAATTATTCAGTTGGGAAAAAGTGGATCTGGATGTCGAAATTAAAGGCGAACTGACCCGAGGGATGACCGTAATTGACCGCCGAAGCCCACCTGCGGGTGTACCTAAACCAAAATCAGATTGA
- the trpD gene encoding anthranilate phosphoribosyltransferase, whose amino-acid sequence MDPHQLYLNQLLDSKECSTESLQLFLNDLLHHRIEQELAAAILIALRVRGETGEELAAAAQLLRSMMHPLSRDERTVADTCGTGGDNSHTFNISTATAFVAAASGVRIAKHGNRAVSSTSGSSDVLSALGINVESGIRWAEKTLRDNGIAFCFAPHYHPSMAAVAGLRAKLKTRTIFNLLGPLLNPASADYQILGVGRPELANRLAKALWHSTIKRAFVLHSRDGLDEISLAAPTDVIEVIPGYEIIHHVWNEGDFGLPAVPREAILVHSAIESATLITDILHGKACPARDVVLANSAALLYLVGACKSLAEGTHLTLQSIQSGAAWEKVRALAASSSEKE is encoded by the coding sequence ATGGATCCCCATCAACTGTACTTGAACCAACTTCTTGATTCCAAGGAGTGCTCTACTGAAAGTTTGCAGCTCTTTCTGAACGATTTGTTGCACCATCGCATTGAACAAGAACTGGCCGCTGCGATTTTAATCGCCTTGCGGGTGCGTGGTGAAACTGGTGAAGAACTGGCTGCTGCTGCCCAGTTGCTTCGTTCCATGATGCACCCACTGTCACGGGATGAGCGTACAGTTGCAGATACTTGCGGTACTGGCGGGGATAACAGCCACACATTCAACATTAGTACTGCCACTGCATTTGTGGCGGCTGCCAGTGGTGTGCGGATCGCCAAACACGGGAATCGGGCCGTCAGCAGCACCAGTGGCAGCTCCGATGTACTGAGTGCTCTTGGCATCAATGTAGAATCGGGCATCCGTTGGGCAGAAAAAACGCTGCGGGATAATGGAATCGCCTTCTGTTTTGCCCCACACTACCACCCTTCAATGGCGGCAGTGGCTGGTTTGCGGGCAAAATTAAAGACCCGCACAATTTTCAATCTGCTTGGTCCATTATTAAACCCAGCAAGTGCTGATTATCAGATACTTGGCGTTGGTCGGCCTGAACTCGCAAACCGGCTAGCCAAAGCACTATGGCATTCAACCATCAAACGAGCATTTGTACTTCACAGTCGTGATGGACTGGACGAGATTTCGCTGGCTGCACCAACAGACGTAATCGAAGTGATTCCTGGATATGAAATCATTCACCATGTCTGGAATGAAGGGGATTTTGGGCTCCCTGCAGTTCCAAGAGAAGCAATTCTTGTGCATTCTGCTATTGAAAGTGCCACGCTGATTACAGATATTTTACACGGAAAGGCTTGTCCCGCCCGTGATGTAGTACTGGCAAACAGTGCTGCACTGCTTTATCTCGTTGGTGCATGCAAATCGCTTGCAGAAGGGACCCATTTGACATTACAATCAATTCAAAGTGGCGCAGCGTGGGAGAAAGTTCGGGCATTAGCAGCCAGTTCCAGTGAGAAAGAGTAA